The region GAATGGCTGAAAATGACTCTCTTGTCGTTCTCTCGCTATCATACAGAACCACGGACGGCCGTTGCCTACAGCCAAATTGACCTGCTCTCTGGTCCTTTAATTTTTTTTAAGACGCGGGCCTTTCTTTTGAATGTGGCCAAAATACCCCCTCCCCTTCTTTTGAATGCCGTTTGTGCATTCAAACATTTTTGTTATAGCATCGTGTATTAGACATTTGGTGACGCATTGGGAGAAATGAGCTCGTTTGCACactagagaagagaagagaagagaaggcgTGATTCATCATGTACATATCCAATACCTTTCAGAGAGTATGAGCACGAATGCTAGGATTTCCCAGCCAACCAGCAAGCACCAAGGTTTCATTCAAATCCGCACCAACAACAGCAACAAGCAGCGCATCAACAATGAACGCGGCGATCGGTCCGAAACAAAAAAAATCAACACATGGAACACAAACGGACCAAGGAAACCATCGTATGAACACTGACACTCGAGGAACCATGATCACAGCATATTCAATGCAGGATGCACCCAGGATTGGTCGATCAGCATGCAGGATGCACCCAGGATTGGTCGATCAGCATGCAGGATGCACCCAGGATTGGTCGATCAGCAGAACTGGGCCGAGGCTGAGCAACTACTCACTCCTTGAAGGACATGACCGTCTCGAAGGCCCCTACCAAGGCCTTCACCCTGCTCTGCCTCTCCTCCAGGAGCTTGCTTTTCGCCTCCTCGATCACGTCGTTGCTCTTGGGATCATCCTTCCTCCATGACTGAGCAGCTTCAGCCCTGCTGCTTGCCTTCGTTATAGCCTCTTCTGTCTCTGCCTCTCGATCCAATTCATCGGCAACCTTTGCAATGTCAGGTTTGTTGTTCTTTCCGCCGGCATCAGCACCCTCTTTCTCTGGCTGCTCATTCTTGCCTTGTTGCTGAGTGTGCGGCCCCTGCTGATCGCGTCGAggtgaagcagaagcggaagcggaAGCAGCCATGTCGATGGGTTTCAGGTCCACAGGGTCAGGAAGCTGCTCCTGCAACTGATCTTCGATGGACGGAGTGGTCAGGCTCTCGGATTCCTCAAACTGCATCGACGGCTCGTCATCTTTCTCCTTCCTGCTTGTAGTAGATGGCTCCACTGCCCTTTGAGGAGCaccccttggccttgagattgcgtTGGCACCACCATTTGCTGCTGCTTCTCTTTTCTTGGCCGCT is a window of Triticum dicoccoides isolate Atlit2015 ecotype Zavitan chromosome 2B, WEW_v2.0, whole genome shotgun sequence DNA encoding:
- the LOC119363965 gene encoding nucleolar and coiled-body phosphoprotein 1-like, whose translation is MATSKRGPLYPSRDRATRMAPNLKPSSSETSSSGYGARRARSVPSSPDRKLGPSAAAAAPSASPDMCRPSLSHAGRSISSRTMSGSGPSIHGSKPASKPALARAKSDKVTANSQRPHALAGPLSSSFKDTANSSSTLLKNKLSPRPTPSKGVASPKPSIQRASSPSPSPGALRGGKPLPASSARAPGTAAKKREAAANGGANAISRPRGAPQRAVEPSTTSRKEKDDEPSMQFEESESLTTPSIEDQLQEQLPDPVDLKPIDMAASASASASPRRDQQGPHTQQQGKNEQPEKEGADAGGKNNKPDIAKVADELDREAETEEAITKASSRAEAAQSWRKDDPKSNDVIEEAKSKLLEERQSRVKALVGAFETVMSFKE